aaagatcatttaaagaaaagaagggaataaaaagaaagcaacaacaCATATCAAAGTGGCAGGATAGGAAAGTTTACCCAAGACTTGTCGCCTCGATTTCCAAACAGGTCAAATATTctattaaaaaattttaaaaagccCCAAACAGAAATCTCTGACTCACTATCAAAATGATACATTACTGGGTTCAtcttctcctccaacacagtgGTGTGATGTGGGTTTAGACTTCTCCCATTGCTGTGCAGGTGATCCAAAACCATTTACTGTTATTTTGATCTTACATTAAGACTTTCAGCAACGCAGAAACTTCAGCTAATGTGCACAAGGGCCAGATTATGCAGTTATCAAAAGCTCATAAAATCTCAACTAAATTACCCGAACAGTGACGCCTGCGTCTCAGTTCTGTTTGTGAAAAGTATTATAAAAGTATTTTGTGATCCACTGGTGCTTCTTGGAATGACAAGACCCTCAAGAAGGGGCATGTGGagactttttttatatatatatatatatatatatatatataaaattaaatatCATAGGCAATGCTTGCATAGGTACAATaagtcagttaaaaaaaaaaaataaaaaaaaagaccagtcCAAAATATGCTCTCCATCAGGACTGCAGGCGTTTTTTAGCGATGTAAGCACTGGAGACTTGGTTCATGATGATGAGGGCGCCGAGGGCAGGGCAGAGTGCTGACAGGTACCAGGTGTAGCCGCTGACGGACGCGGTGAACCACGCAGAGCACAGCCCGAGGAGCAGGCTGCCGCTGCCAAGCATGTAGGTGATGAGTCCGGACGCCGCGTGGTAGCGTTTAAGCTTGGCGAGGGACCAGCCTTTGGCTAAAGAGTGGCAAATGAGAGGCACGGCTGCCAAAGACTGCACACCAACCACGCACACTGCGAGCAGGCCGAGCACACCGTGCCACGAGGTGAAGTGGGGTTTACCGTTCAGGTGTTTGTTATAAGAGATGGCAGCCAGGCCGAGGCCTGCGCAGCACGCACAGAGGCACTGCAGGATCCAGTGAACACGACCTTTGGTCTTGTGCGGTAATCTTTTGAGGAGGGAGCCGTGAGGTGAGAAGAGGAGGATGGCTTCTGTCATGAAGAAGCCAAACTAGATGATAAGAAATGAAGGGAAATAAATAGAAAGAGAAATTAGGTTTGCAaattgtccatttttttttttaaacaaacatttgATTGAATGCTTGTCAAGTAAGCCTCGACTTTGCCACGACTGCCAGCAGCATGTTTACTGTTCACCACAGATGTAATGAAGTAATgaatataacatatatatatatatatatatatttatttatttatttttcaacagTTCTCAGAGTCTTGCTTTTGAATTTGTAATGTGTCAAGTGTTTTCTGTGGACAACGGgcctggactgcaggcagggcAGTCTGGACATTACACGTGCCATGTCAGATGTAGGCCTTTCAGATGTTGGTGCTGAGTAAAAGGCAGTTCGATAGTTGATTTCCAAGACAGGTGGGGCACGGTACAAAGCATTTGTGAATGCAGAGATAAGCGGCGTTTGAGACCATGAAGTAATTTCCATGACAGGATCAATGTTTTGTGGTGCAGAGCTGCCTCGAGTCATCTCGGTGGAACCTCATCCTTTCCACACTTTCcatcgggatcaataaagtatttatctatctgttGTAAGCATTGTCACTGCATACTAAGATTTATTCAAATCTTTGAAGATCACATACAGCAGATGATGATGATCTTTAACTGCCTGCAGTATCACCACAACACTGGATTGTGGAACTATTTGTGTATACTCAGTCTTCCTGGAAGTAATTTTATCtctttatcatttaaaaaaataaataaataagaaaaaaaaaatacggggatgcacaaaaatgtcaaaatacGGTACAAACATTTCCCTTCCAATTCAAAATGGACAGATCAAAGTTGAATATTTAGGATAAATTCAACGTACATTGGGCTTTTCTGGTAAAGTCCATCAAATCAAAAGCAGTTGCTGACTTTCTTTGgccatttttttctttggtgttttGACCTAAAATGTTTCCAAAACTGATTTTTGAGTGAACATTTTCCAGCTAACTTACAGCTAATGTCATCAGGAAAGGGTGCCAAGAAAACCAACCTGGAAGGAGAGAAATAAAGGCAACCCAATTAGCAAATGGTGTGAGAGGAGGGCCACCGACATGCAAATGTGGGAATATCTCACTCACTTGTACCGGGTCGAGACAGAAGTGCGATAAATACAGTGAAGCCGGAAAAGATGAAGTGAGTCAGAATTGTGGAAATTGTTCTGGCAAAGCCGTAGAACCGAGGCACGGATTCTGACTCTTTCTCGTGGACCATGTTTCAAATTATTATTCCGCCAGCTCGACCCCGACGTGAACTTCTGGTTGTCCCTTCAATGAAAACCGGAAGTGATGGCGGGTCAGAGGTGCGCTTGGTGCCTGCTCTGGCTGCTGTTCCCCTCCATAAAAACGTGTGTGGCGGTGCAAAGACTTGACCCTCATTCAGAAAATCAGTGTCACATAACTGGATGTTTACCAAACGTCCACATTATCCACGTCACTGTCCTGCTGCCGATTGAGAAGAAAAAATAGCACAACTTCCgggtttttttcaaaataaagctTTAATTGGACCAAGCCGTGTCTGTTATTCTGTAGTTTTACTAtctttatatactgtatatatatatatatatataaatataaatatagtctttttttgtgaaatttgTCTATATGTAAATGGAAAAATCTAATCATGCAAATCCACTAATACCCATCAAACAATTTGatgttaaattaaattattttataatcTGCCCTTCAGCAGACCATTGAATAGTTTCATCCAGCGTCTCCGTATTTACACACAGCACATTCTTAGATAACTTTACATTGGACTCAATTCGCCAAGAGGGCTTAATGATGTTAATCTTGTTTGCTACATATTTGTGGCATTACACATCCACTGAGTTGTCCTGGCTGGTTAGACCTCTACTTGGATAAACATACCCCAGATAAACTGCAATATGCCCACACTGACAAAGCTATTCAAAGCCACTGCTCGCAAGTGAAATGACTCATAGTCATGACTCATTTACCGTGCACACCTGTGTGGGTTACAATGGTTTCTAAGCACAGAGATGGGGTGAATGAACTGACAGAGCAGTAAACACACAAGAGGTTAGATTAATTTATTCTGCTTTATAAAACATACATGTATTAGCAACAAGTCAAACTTACTTAGGGCTACTCTCAAAGGGGCGTAAACCATCATCTTCTTAATATAGATTAGTATATTTTAGAAAAATGGTagatctctctgtctctctccatagtgtgtgtgtgtgtgtgtgtgtgtgtgtatgtatatgcaAATAATATAAACAGAAAACTAAATTAACTCTAATTCTGCAAGATTAATCCTCTGTGTTTGGTGTTAAAATCCTTTAACATTTTCATGCATTTATTCTGAAAGCACAATGTCCGGAAGTTGCCTATGTCTATATAACCCCTCAGCTTTTGGCTGACGTGGAGGCTATTTCTTTAAGGTTACCTGAATGTATTTGGGGCAAATAACAGAGTTGTAGAATCTATAATAAGTTGACCAGTTCTCACGAAAGCTGAAACTCTGATTGAAATGTAAATCATACAACACAATGCAGTAAATCGTAAATCCTTTCAActctaaatcttttttttttttcaaagtagcAAGATTCCAGATTCAggtagttttatttgtcacatacacaatcatacaccgtacaatgtgcagtgaaattcttccttgtcctgctaccaataaaaagagaattaaaattaaatattaaatatgaataaaaatgaataaaaagcacATCTAAAATTGTTCTGTTGTTCTGCCACTAATGCCGCACCTAGCTGAAGTAAATATGCTTTCTAAAACAATGCCCAGTATGCCATTTTTTGATCACAAAATGTAGTTAAGATGGAGCAAGTTTACAGCATCAATGCTCCTTGGTACATTTGCAAATGGGCAAGGCTCTTGTTTTTTGAGCATCTTTCTTGCCTaagctgttttctgtgttcagaTGTCTCTTTTGAGAGCGTCCCTTTCAGGACTCCTGGTTCTTGTTGCAACTCAGAATTATTCATTATGACTCTGGCTGCACGCGCGTTTGGATTTTACTGCACAATGAATTTAGAACAATCAGATACCTTTCCTGATTCTGATTAATAATGAATACGAGAGCGTTTAAAGAGCCTAAAAATTCTACACTGTACGTGATGTCTGATAGTAACACTACCGGTTCCGCATCCATAAGACACTGAGCGGTCAGCTGTTCACTTGTTATTGTGCTCCAATTACTCTGTAATAAGCTTGTGACTCTTCGGGGCCTCCACTCACTGACTGGCTTGCAGCTCAGAGAACAACACCATGGCCAT
The Odontesthes bonariensis isolate fOdoBon6 chromosome 3, fOdoBon6.hap1, whole genome shotgun sequence DNA segment above includes these coding regions:
- the cyb561d2 gene encoding transmembrane reductase CYB561D2 isoform X1, whose amino-acid sequence is MVHEKESESVPRFYGFARTISTILTHFIFSGFTVFIALLSRPGTSWFSWHPFLMTLAFGFFMTEAILLFSPHGSLLKRLPHKTKGRVHWILQCLCACCAGLGLAAISYNKHLNGKPHFTSWHGVLGLLAVCVVGVQSLAAVPLICHSLAKGWSLAKLKRYHAASGLITYMLGSGSLLLGLCSAWFTASVSGYTWYLSALCPALGALIIMNQVSSAYIAKKRLQS
- the cyb561d2 gene encoding transmembrane reductase CYB561D2 isoform X2, with protein sequence MTEAILLFSPHGSLLKRLPHKTKGRVHWILQCLCACCAGLGLAAISYNKHLNGKPHFTSWHGVLGLLAVCVVGVQSLAAVPLICHSLAKGWSLAKLKRYHAASGLITYMLGSGSLLLGLCSAWFTASVSGYTWYLSALCPALGALIIMNQVSSAYIAKKRLQS